One genomic region from Clarias gariepinus isolate MV-2021 ecotype Netherlands chromosome 22, CGAR_prim_01v2, whole genome shotgun sequence encodes:
- the LOC128510414 gene encoding urokinase plasminogen activator surface receptor-like isoform X2, with protein sequence MSGIKSPDVTLKTCGTPEVCVSGSMNLGAMKMGFNSKCCKTNNCNSETLPALPRQSPNGKICYTCEGDSCSGTVNCEGNEDRCITASVKQGGNTLSVKGCVSQNYCAASGPTSMTAIGATSVKCCEGNLCNGAEMFKLSLLLMIVSLLPFFLFY encoded by the exons ATga GTGGTATAAAGTCTCCAGATGTTACTTTGAAGACTTGCGGCACACCAGAGGTGTGTGTCAGTGGGAGCATGAACCTGGGAGCGATGAAAATGGGCTTCAATtccaaatgctgcaaaactaATAATTGTAACAGTGAAACACTTCCAG cTTTACCCAGACAGTCTCCAAATGGAAAAATATGTTACACCTGTGAAGGTGACAGCTGCTCAGGAACAGTGAATTGTGAAGGAAATGAAGATCGCTGCATCACTGCATCAG ttaaacAAGGAGGTAACACTCTTTCAGTGAAAGGATGTGTATCCCAGAACTACTGTGCTGCTTCTGGACCCACATCCATGACAGCAATCGGTGCAACAAGTGTAAAATGTTGTGAGGGAAATTTGTGTAATGGTGCGGAGATGTTCAAACTGAGTTTGCTTCTCATGATCGTCTCTCtgctccctttttttcttttttattaa
- the LOC128510414 gene encoding urokinase plasminogen activator surface receptor-like isoform X1, whose product MNSQVTSLIFCTLFSKALSLTCQQCLPLTGNCEQTTCTDQCLTSTTSVYMSGIKSPDVTLKTCGTPEVCVSGSMNLGAMKMGFNSKCCKTNNCNSETLPALPRQSPNGKICYTCEGDSCSGTVNCEGNEDRCITASVKQGGNTLSVKGCVSQNYCAASGPTSMTAIGATSVKCCEGNLCNGAEMFKLSLLLMIVSLLPFFLFY is encoded by the exons ATGAATTCTCAAGTAACATCGCTGATCTTCTGCACACTTTTCTCCAAAG CGCTCTCACTGACTTGTCAGCAGTGCCTTCCATTAACTGGAAATTGTGAACAGACAACCTGTACAGATCAGTGTCTTACTTCCACCACTTCTGTGTACATga GTGGTATAAAGTCTCCAGATGTTACTTTGAAGACTTGCGGCACACCAGAGGTGTGTGTCAGTGGGAGCATGAACCTGGGAGCGATGAAAATGGGCTTCAATtccaaatgctgcaaaactaATAATTGTAACAGTGAAACACTTCCAG cTTTACCCAGACAGTCTCCAAATGGAAAAATATGTTACACCTGTGAAGGTGACAGCTGCTCAGGAACAGTGAATTGTGAAGGAAATGAAGATCGCTGCATCACTGCATCAG ttaaacAAGGAGGTAACACTCTTTCAGTGAAAGGATGTGTATCCCAGAACTACTGTGCTGCTTCTGGACCCACATCCATGACAGCAATCGGTGCAACAAGTGTAAAATGTTGTGAGGGAAATTTGTGTAATGGTGCGGAGATGTTCAAACTGAGTTTGCTTCTCATGATCGTCTCTCtgctccctttttttcttttttattaa